In one Tenuifilum sp. 4138str genomic region, the following are encoded:
- a CDS encoding 6-phosphofructokinase: MKRVLVATGGGDCPGLNAVIRAIVKRASQEPDWEVIGSIQSFDGILREPTEIKVLDERAVAGIHVQGGTIIGTTNKGGPFAWPVKNKDGSWGAVDRSDEMIRKLQYLGIDAVISIGGDGSQRISQQLYEKGLNIIGVPKTIDNDLSATDFTFGFQTAVQIATEAVDKLVTTAASHNRVLILEVMGRYAGWIALHAAIAGGAEVCLIPEIPYDIHKVAERLQSRYNKGKGHAIVVVAEGALPKGGTLVSAESDEVGYHNLRLGGVAHKITRDLKSIGFEADIRETVLGHLQRGGIPVAYDRVLATQFGVKAFEMVLEGKFGEMVAYRHPDIISVPLIDAINRPNFVDPDCDLIRTARGVGISFGD, from the coding sequence ATGAAAAGAGTTTTAGTAGCAACAGGAGGCGGCGATTGTCCTGGATTAAATGCGGTGATCCGGGCAATTGTTAAACGTGCCTCTCAGGAACCCGACTGGGAAGTTATTGGTAGTATTCAGTCGTTCGATGGAATTCTACGTGAGCCTACTGAAATCAAGGTGCTCGACGAGCGCGCTGTGGCAGGTATTCACGTACAGGGGGGTACGATAATTGGAACAACCAACAAGGGAGGCCCCTTTGCTTGGCCTGTTAAAAATAAGGATGGCTCATGGGGTGCGGTTGACCGTTCCGATGAGATGATCCGTAAGCTTCAATATCTTGGGATTGATGCTGTTATAAGTATTGGTGGCGATGGCTCTCAACGCATTTCACAACAGCTATACGAAAAAGGGTTGAATATTATTGGTGTTCCCAAAACTATCGATAACGACCTTTCAGCAACTGACTTTACTTTCGGTTTCCAAACTGCAGTTCAAATTGCAACAGAAGCCGTTGATAAGCTGGTTACCACGGCCGCTAGCCATAACCGAGTTCTGATTCTAGAGGTAATGGGACGTTATGCCGGGTGGATTGCACTGCATGCTGCTATTGCCGGCGGTGCTGAGGTTTGCTTAATTCCTGAAATCCCATACGATATCCATAAAGTTGCTGAACGACTCCAAAGTCGTTACAATAAAGGGAAAGGACATGCCATTGTAGTAGTAGCAGAGGGTGCTCTACCCAAGGGTGGCACACTGGTATCGGCTGAAAGCGATGAGGTAGGTTACCATAACCTGCGACTTGGTGGAGTTGCACACAAAATTACACGAGACCTTAAGAGCATTGGCTTTGAGGCCGACATCCGCGAAACAGTTCTTGGACACTTACAGCGTGGTGGTATTCCCGTAGCTTACGATAGAGTTTTAGCTACTCAGTTTGGTGTAAAGGCCTTTGAAATGGTGCTTGAGGGTAAATTTGGCGAAATGGTTGCTTACCGTCACCCCGATATCATTTCCGTGCCCCTTATTGATGCCATAAACCGTCCCAACTTTGTTGACCCTGATTGCGACCTAATTCGAACTGCAAGGGGTGTGGGTATCAGTTTTGGTGATTAA
- a CDS encoding molybdopterin-containing oxidoreductase family protein, translating to MKEFITACPRNCYSTCSLVVQVDKGKVVGINPLPLNRATPFGGCLKGLSYVERANSPDRIIYPLKKVNGSFKRISWNEALETIAEKLIHFRDVYGQKSVLFYAASGMAGLLNDFSGKFWRYVYGGATTVYGNLCWPAGLEATRLTLGENKHNVPWDLENAKLIVLWGKNPAESNVHEMIPLNNALDKGAELLVIDPRRTQSTQRATLLLQPYPSTDAPIALAVANIIIQNGWIDSDFIKQHVHGFDQFAEHVKPFTAQWASNISGVPVNLIEKLAWYIGNVKPMTLIPGYGMQRYTNGGQTVRAILALSVITGNIGKPGACWHYANLQSYVFDDVLEPLCYYPPDKPDGIMRRSISTARLGEDMLATKNPELKMIWVERGNPLTQNPNTGKVLEAFRKLDFRVVVEQFMTDTALEAEIILPAKNMFEQSDIVGSYWNPYIQLKQKVVEPAGEVKPETEIYWWLAQKLGFNEADLSNILLPPGDEHVDRYLDSKLREFNLSLEELRKGPILAPGLQEIAFSDYRFPTPSGKIELYSEQVQTLWGENPLPTYKPAVELFHNQTPYPLFLMSPNTKNRIHSQFNNLKVISMISGAPVLQINPADAIQRGIGDGDLVEIFNSRGSFRVKAQLTYEVRVGCVVIPNGWWRTQGAPVNVLSEGRETDMGHGSAFHNNRVEVKLVKRKP from the coding sequence GTGAAGGAGTTCATCACTGCTTGCCCACGAAACTGCTACAGCACATGTAGCCTTGTTGTGCAGGTTGATAAGGGAAAAGTTGTAGGTATCAACCCTTTACCCTTAAACAGGGCAACTCCTTTTGGGGGATGCCTTAAAGGTTTAAGCTATGTGGAACGAGCAAATTCTCCCGATCGTATTATTTATCCACTCAAAAAGGTAAATGGTTCCTTTAAACGCATTTCATGGAACGAGGCTCTTGAAACTATTGCGGAAAAGCTGATACATTTCCGCGATGTCTATGGTCAAAAATCGGTTTTATTTTACGCTGCCAGCGGCATGGCTGGCTTGTTAAACGATTTCAGCGGAAAGTTCTGGCGTTATGTTTACGGAGGGGCTACAACCGTTTACGGTAATCTTTGCTGGCCTGCAGGTTTGGAGGCTACGCGCTTAACGCTTGGTGAAAATAAGCACAATGTTCCTTGGGATTTAGAGAATGCTAAGCTAATTGTTCTCTGGGGGAAAAACCCAGCTGAGAGCAACGTTCACGAAATGATACCCCTGAACAATGCGCTTGATAAGGGGGCGGAACTATTGGTTATCGATCCACGTAGAACCCAATCAACCCAAAGAGCTACCTTGCTACTACAACCATACCCATCAACCGATGCACCTATTGCATTGGCTGTTGCCAACATAATTATTCAAAACGGATGGATTGATAGCGATTTTATCAAACAGCATGTTCATGGTTTTGATCAATTTGCTGAACATGTTAAACCCTTTACGGCACAATGGGCATCCAATATATCGGGGGTGCCAGTTAACTTAATTGAGAAGCTGGCATGGTACATTGGCAATGTAAAACCAATGACACTAATACCAGGCTATGGCATGCAGCGATATACAAACGGGGGACAGACTGTAAGGGCAATACTTGCACTTAGTGTAATTACTGGCAATATTGGGAAACCCGGCGCATGCTGGCACTACGCTAACCTTCAAAGCTATGTTTTTGACGATGTCCTGGAGCCACTCTGTTACTATCCGCCCGACAAACCCGATGGCATTATGCGTCGTTCCATTTCAACTGCGCGGTTAGGAGAGGACATGCTTGCTACCAAAAATCCTGAGCTAAAAATGATTTGGGTAGAACGCGGAAATCCGCTAACCCAAAACCCAAATACGGGCAAAGTTCTTGAGGCCTTCCGGAAACTCGATTTCAGAGTGGTGGTGGAGCAATTTATGACCGATACGGCTCTGGAAGCCGAAATTATCCTACCGGCTAAAAACATGTTTGAACAATCCGATATAGTTGGTTCGTACTGGAATCCTTACATTCAGCTCAAGCAAAAAGTGGTTGAACCAGCCGGAGAGGTTAAGCCCGAAACCGAAATTTACTGGTGGCTTGCACAAAAACTAGGGTTTAACGAGGCCGATTTATCCAATATTTTACTTCCCCCGGGCGATGAACATGTTGATAGGTACCTTGATAGTAAGCTGCGCGAGTTTAACTTATCGCTCGAAGAGCTCAGGAAAGGTCCAATACTTGCTCCCGGTCTTCAGGAAATTGCATTCTCCGATTATCGATTTCCAACACCCTCGGGGAAAATTGAGTTGTACTCTGAGCAGGTTCAAACTTTATGGGGTGAAAATCCACTTCCAACCTATAAACCAGCCGTAGAGTTATTCCATAACCAAACGCCATATCCACTTTTTTTAATGTCGCCAAACACCAAAAACCGAATACATAGTCAATTCAATAATTTAAAAGTGATATCAATGATTAGTGGCGCACCGGTATTACAAATTAACCCGGCTGATGCCATTCAAAGGGGAATAGGCGATGGCGATCTGGTTGAAATTTTTAACAGTAGGGGTTCGTTCAGGGTTAAGGCACAGCTAACCTATGAGGTAAGGGTGGGTTGTGTGGTTATCCCAAACGGATGGTGGAGAACACAGGGTGCACCGGTGAATGTCCTTTCGGAAGGTAGAGAAACCGATATGGGACACGGATCAGCATTTCATAACAATAGGGTAGAGGTTAAGCTCGTAAAACGTAAACCATGA
- a CDS encoding ABC transporter permease: protein MAKGRFSNFITKEFKHIFRDTRTLLIVLVMPVLQLLIFGFVISSEIKNVNYAVLDYTNDYNTKKLVQRISSSGYFNFKGYLKSENEINEVFKNGDAKLVLIIGNNFTQKLQNENYANYQVVTDASDPNTASILASYAQGIVNSFTAEYFGSNQQKERVNVQSRMLYNEEMNSAFMFVPGTMVLILMLVTAMMTSISITREKEMGTMEILLVSPLKPWQIVVGKVIPYIGIAFTNVLVIILMGYTVFHLPLRGNFLLLMGVSSLFIVLALSLGILISTLSNSQAVAMFMSMFALMLPTILLSGFIFPIENMPKILQWLSLIMPPRWFLSALKTIMIKGQGLQYVISEVLVMLTMTTVFIALSIKKFKVRLE, encoded by the coding sequence ATGGCAAAGGGTAGGTTTTCGAATTTTATTACCAAGGAATTTAAGCACATATTTCGCGATACGCGAACGCTGCTCATTGTGCTTGTAATGCCTGTCCTGCAGCTGCTAATTTTTGGCTTTGTTATATCCAGTGAAATCAAGAATGTCAATTACGCCGTGCTTGACTACACCAACGATTATAACACAAAAAAGCTAGTGCAGCGTATTTCATCATCGGGGTACTTTAACTTTAAGGGATATCTGAAAAGCGAAAATGAAATTAATGAAGTTTTCAAGAATGGCGATGCCAAGCTGGTTCTTATTATTGGTAACAATTTCACTCAAAAGCTTCAAAATGAAAACTATGCCAATTATCAAGTTGTAACCGATGCCTCAGACCCCAATACAGCAAGTATTCTGGCATCGTATGCACAAGGAATAGTAAATTCGTTTACTGCGGAGTATTTTGGTTCAAACCAGCAAAAGGAGAGGGTAAACGTTCAAAGCCGAATGCTCTATAATGAGGAAATGAACTCGGCATTCATGTTTGTGCCAGGAACCATGGTGCTTATACTGATGTTAGTTACTGCAATGATGACCTCTATTTCAATTACACGCGAGAAAGAGATGGGTACCATGGAAATACTGTTGGTTTCACCATTAAAACCTTGGCAGATTGTGGTAGGTAAAGTAATTCCTTATATAGGCATTGCATTTACCAATGTTCTGGTAATCATTTTAATGGGCTACACAGTTTTTCATCTGCCCTTAAGGGGAAACTTCCTTTTGCTGATGGGGGTTAGCTCGTTGTTCATAGTGTTAGCCCTATCATTAGGAATTTTAATATCCACTTTGAGCAATAGTCAGGCAGTTGCCATGTTCATGTCAATGTTTGCATTGATGTTGCCCACCATTCTCCTCTCGGGATTCATTTTCCCCATTGAAAACATGCCAAAAATTCTGCAATGGTTAAGCCTGATTATGCCACCACGATGGTTCCTTTCGGCATTAAAAACAATAATGATAAAAGGGCAAGGCTTACAATACGTAATAAGCGAAGTGCTGGTAATGCTAACCATGACAACTGTTTTTATAGCCCTTAGTATCAAAAAGTTTAAAGTTCGTTTGGAGTAA
- a CDS encoding ABC transporter permease translates to MRRILILLQKEFIQIFRNKTILPIIFVLPIVQLLILANAATQEMKNIRLTIVDFDNSSESRRLINAFDQSKFYTLIPVSGNVDRAVELIDLGKTDAALVIPKRFGESLVEGAPVNIQLMLNAINITAAALTQSYTTGIIQNFASSISIQNINPIKTKQSVRYWYNPELNYKLYMVPGILVILVTIVGMFLTAINIVREKELGTIEQVNVTPIKPYQFVIGKLLPFWIIALFELSFGLLIARLVFNLTIAGSIPLLFAFAAIYLLVTLGLGLILSTSASNQQQVMFMAFFFMIVFLMLSGLFTPTESMPKWANWFNTINPLYYFMKVNRMLILKGSDFTNLKDSFLSISLMTIAVLSIAILRYRKKSE, encoded by the coding sequence ATGAGAAGGATACTAATACTTTTGCAGAAAGAGTTTATTCAGATTTTCAGGAATAAAACTATACTACCAATAATATTCGTATTGCCCATTGTTCAGCTACTCATCCTGGCTAACGCAGCTACACAGGAGATGAAAAACATCAGGTTGACCATAGTTGATTTTGATAATTCATCGGAATCGCGCAGGTTAATAAACGCTTTTGACCAATCAAAGTTTTATACCTTGATACCTGTTAGCGGCAATGTTGACAGGGCTGTTGAACTAATTGATTTAGGTAAAACCGATGCTGCACTGGTAATCCCAAAGCGTTTTGGGGAAAGCCTAGTTGAGGGGGCACCCGTAAATATTCAGCTTATGCTGAATGCCATCAACATTACAGCGGCAGCATTAACACAGAGTTATACCACCGGAATTATTCAGAACTTCGCATCCAGCATTTCAATACAAAATATAAATCCTATCAAAACTAAACAAAGCGTAAGGTATTGGTATAATCCAGAACTGAACTATAAGCTTTACATGGTTCCAGGTATTCTTGTAATTTTAGTTACCATTGTTGGTATGTTTTTAACGGCAATCAATATTGTTAGGGAGAAAGAGCTTGGCACCATTGAGCAGGTTAACGTTACCCCTATTAAGCCCTATCAATTTGTAATTGGCAAGTTACTTCCATTCTGGATAATTGCGTTATTTGAACTGTCGTTTGGGCTACTAATTGCCAGGCTTGTATTTAACCTAACCATTGCAGGCAGCATTCCACTTCTGTTTGCTTTTGCTGCAATATACCTTTTGGTAACACTGGGATTAGGTTTGATACTCTCAACATCGGCTAGCAATCAGCAACAGGTAATGTTTATGGCTTTCTTTTTCATGATTGTTTTCCTGATGCTAAGCGGGTTGTTCACCCCAACTGAGAGCATGCCAAAATGGGCAAACTGGTTTAATACCATCAACCCGCTTTACTACTTTATGAAGGTAAACAGGATGCTCATTCTAAAAGGCTCCGATTTTACAAACCTGAAAGATAGTTTTCTATCAATCAGTCTAATGACAATTGCAGTTCTAAGCATAGCCATACTGCGGTATAGAAAAAAATCAGAATAG
- a CDS encoding DUF1987 domain-containing protein: MERLHLEPTLTTPKVIFDRDSGEFTIQGKSLPEDVKSFYTPLIAWLDDYMKNPNKTSLFEFDFEYFNTASSKMILIIMNRIKELFKKGYEVQIVWKFPQQDAELEEAGEELAELISVPFKLVPKPEM; the protein is encoded by the coding sequence ATGGAAAGGCTTCACCTCGAACCAACACTTACCACACCCAAAGTTATTTTTGACCGGGATAGCGGTGAGTTTACTATTCAAGGGAAATCCCTTCCGGAAGACGTTAAATCGTTTTACACCCCTCTTATTGCTTGGTTGGACGATTACATGAAAAACCCCAATAAAACCTCACTCTTTGAATTCGATTTTGAGTATTTTAATACTGCTTCCTCAAAAATGATACTGATTATAATGAACCGCATCAAAGAGCTTTTTAAAAAGGGGTATGAGGTTCAGATAGTATGGAAATTTCCTCAGCAAGATGCTGAGCTTGAGGAGGCAGGCGAGGAACTTGCCGAGTTGATATCAGTACCTTTTAAACTTGTACCAAAACCAGAAATGTAA
- a CDS encoding FAD-binding and (Fe-S)-binding domain-containing protein, protein MKDLEIKINELSDLLSCEVKWDESTLIQYSTDASAYKEKPYAVVWPQDVNDIQQAIRFAKKHKIPVIPRAAGTSLAGQVVGKGIIIDISKHFRKIINLDVEKRRVTVEPGVILDELNLFLKPHGLFFGPETSTSNRCTLSGMVGNNSCGSHSLVYGSTRDHLYSVKMVLDDGNEYLFGEVNKTEYDEKLRLSNREGDIYRFIHNLIGNEQNQKLITSNFPDPSVKRRNTGYALDTLIGTVAAGGELPLNLAKLIAGSEGTFGIITEITLNLVPLPPKEKAVVAVHLKNRTDAFKANLIALKHKPWAVELMDNIILECTKGNIDQQKNRFFVQGDPGAILIVEFFANSKGEIESAAQKMESDMREAGYGYHFPVIWGAETSKVWNLRKAGLGVLSNVVGDAKPVSLIEDTAVPVESLPYYMDDFEIIMQRYGLECVYHAHIGTGELHLRPVLNLKDPKDVELFHTIGYEVAMLVKKYKGSLSGEHGDGRLRGEFIPIFYGEEVYQLMRELKFAFDPDNIFNPGKIIDTPPMNSSLRYIPGQKERVIDTIFDFSSSLGIIRAAEKCNGSGDCRKTHLSGGTLCPSYMATLNEANTTRARANLLREFLSYSPKRNPFNHRELYEILDLCLLCKGCKNECPSSVDMAKLKAEFLQHWYDANGIPIRSRMVAYIAHINRMGSYFPRLTNWFLTNKVTSKILIQAIGFEPKRKMPLLGESTLKKWFKRNRCHSAKHNGKVYLLPDEFTNYNDVHIGIKAVELLNRLGYEVELVDIFESGRTYISKGLVRTAKRIANSNIEKLSGIINPDTPLIGIEPSAILSFRDEYPDLVSQENKQKANSLAENALLFEEFFIREAAKGRINPEMFTTRAQHIKLHGHCQQKAIASTTPTKAMLSFPVNYTVEEIPSGCCGMAGAFGYEKEHYDLSMKVGELVLFPEIRKTPHDTIISAPGTSCRHQIKDGTGRKALHPIEVMWEALV, encoded by the coding sequence ATGAAAGATTTGGAAATCAAAATAAATGAGCTGAGCGATCTGCTTAGCTGCGAGGTAAAGTGGGACGAATCCACGCTTATTCAGTATTCAACCGATGCATCGGCATACAAGGAGAAACCCTATGCTGTAGTTTGGCCACAAGATGTAAATGATATCCAACAGGCTATTCGCTTTGCCAAAAAACATAAAATACCAGTTATTCCCCGTGCAGCAGGAACCTCGTTGGCGGGACAGGTAGTTGGCAAAGGCATTATTATTGATATCTCAAAGCACTTCCGCAAAATCATCAACCTTGATGTTGAAAAGAGAAGGGTTACCGTTGAACCCGGTGTTATACTCGATGAGCTTAACCTCTTCCTTAAACCACATGGTTTATTCTTTGGCCCTGAAACATCAACATCAAATAGGTGTACCCTCTCTGGTATGGTGGGCAATAACAGCTGCGGCTCACATTCCTTGGTATACGGAAGCACCCGCGATCACCTTTACTCAGTAAAAATGGTACTCGACGACGGTAATGAATACCTTTTTGGAGAGGTTAATAAAACCGAATACGATGAAAAACTAAGGCTTTCAAATCGCGAAGGGGATATTTACAGGTTTATACACAACCTTATAGGTAACGAGCAAAATCAAAAGTTAATTACCTCGAATTTTCCTGATCCCAGTGTAAAACGTCGGAATACGGGCTATGCCCTCGACACGCTTATAGGAACAGTGGCTGCTGGTGGTGAATTACCGCTTAACCTTGCAAAATTGATTGCCGGGAGTGAAGGAACTTTTGGCATTATCACCGAAATCACCCTAAACCTGGTACCTCTTCCCCCTAAGGAAAAAGCTGTGGTCGCTGTACATTTAAAAAATCGCACCGATGCCTTCAAGGCAAACCTTATAGCCCTGAAGCACAAACCCTGGGCAGTGGAACTAATGGACAACATTATCCTGGAGTGCACTAAGGGCAATATTGATCAGCAAAAGAACCGCTTTTTTGTTCAGGGCGACCCGGGAGCCATACTTATTGTTGAATTCTTTGCCAATAGTAAAGGCGAAATTGAAAGCGCTGCCCAGAAAATGGAAAGTGATATGCGTGAGGCAGGCTACGGTTACCATTTCCCAGTTATTTGGGGTGCTGAAACCTCAAAGGTTTGGAATTTGCGTAAGGCTGGACTTGGCGTATTATCGAATGTTGTGGGCGATGCAAAACCCGTTTCGCTTATTGAAGATACTGCTGTTCCTGTTGAAAGCCTACCCTACTACATGGACGATTTCGAAATAATAATGCAACGATATGGGCTTGAATGCGTTTACCATGCACATATAGGGACGGGAGAGCTCCATTTAAGACCAGTGCTTAATCTTAAGGATCCTAAGGATGTTGAGCTATTCCATACCATTGGCTACGAAGTGGCCATGCTCGTTAAAAAGTACAAGGGCTCTTTAAGCGGCGAACACGGCGATGGAAGATTACGAGGCGAATTTATACCCATCTTTTACGGCGAAGAGGTTTACCAGCTAATGCGAGAACTGAAGTTCGCTTTTGACCCTGATAATATTTTTAATCCGGGAAAAATCATTGATACCCCACCCATGAACAGCTCTTTAAGGTATATTCCCGGTCAAAAGGAAAGGGTTATTGATACCATTTTCGATTTTTCGTCCTCGCTTGGAATAATCCGCGCTGCAGAAAAATGCAATGGTTCAGGCGACTGCCGTAAAACACATCTGTCGGGCGGAACACTTTGCCCAAGCTACATGGCAACACTTAACGAGGCTAACACAACCCGCGCACGAGCTAACCTGCTCAGGGAATTTTTATCATACAGCCCTAAAAGAAACCCATTTAATCATAGGGAGCTATACGAAATACTGGATTTATGCCTCTTATGCAAGGGATGTAAGAACGAATGCCCCTCGAGCGTTGATATGGCAAAGCTTAAAGCCGAATTCTTACAGCACTGGTACGATGCAAACGGCATCCCCATACGAAGTAGGATGGTAGCCTACATTGCCCATATAAACCGAATGGGTAGTTACTTTCCTCGATTAACCAATTGGTTTTTAACCAATAAGGTAACATCAAAAATTCTGATTCAGGCAATAGGATTTGAACCTAAGCGCAAAATGCCCCTGCTAGGCGAATCTACCCTTAAGAAATGGTTTAAGCGGAACAGGTGCCATTCAGCTAAACACAATGGAAAGGTTTACCTCCTGCCTGACGAGTTTACAAACTACAACGACGTACATATAGGCATTAAGGCTGTTGAATTGCTTAATCGACTTGGTTATGAGGTGGAACTGGTTGATATTTTTGAAAGTGGTAGAACCTATATTTCAAAGGGTTTGGTAAGAACCGCCAAGCGTATTGCCAACAGCAATATTGAAAAGCTATCGGGTATCATAAATCCAGATACACCCCTTATTGGAATAGAACCTTCGGCAATACTTAGTTTTAGAGATGAGTATCCCGATTTGGTATCCCAAGAAAACAAGCAAAAGGCAAATAGTTTAGCTGAGAACGCTCTTCTTTTTGAAGAATTTTTTATTAGGGAGGCTGCTAAAGGCAGAATCAACCCAGAGATGTTTACTACAAGGGCCCAGCACATTAAGTTACATGGACACTGCCAGCAAAAAGCAATTGCCTCAACAACACCTACTAAAGCAATGCTATCGTTTCCTGTAAACTATACAGTGGAGGAAATTCCGAGTGGTTGTTGCGGCATGGCAGGGGCATTTGGTTATGAAAAGGAACATTACGATTTATCGATGAAAGTGGGTGAGTTAGTTCTGTTCCCCGAAATCCGTAAAACACCCCATGACACAATAATTTCTGCACCCGGAACAAGCTGTAGGCACCAGATTAAAGATGGTACTGGCCGAAAAGCCCTTCACCCCATTGAGGTGATGTGGGAGGCGTTGGTTTAA
- a CDS encoding DUF1987 domain-containing protein, with protein sequence MDALIIKGTNETPNITFDKDANKFEITGKSLPEDVKEFYNPVLRWLKAYADNPNPKTVLKVKMEYFNTASSKMLLEVLELLDGMYSAGKDVEVEWHYMEDDEDMHDAGNDYADMLELPFKMISYQHISK encoded by the coding sequence ATGGATGCATTAATCATCAAAGGGACTAACGAAACCCCAAATATTACATTCGACAAGGATGCCAATAAGTTCGAAATCACAGGTAAATCGCTACCTGAGGATGTTAAGGAGTTTTATAACCCTGTGCTTAGGTGGTTAAAAGCTTATGCCGACAATCCAAATCCCAAAACCGTTTTAAAGGTAAAAATGGAGTATTTTAATACTGCATCATCAAAAATGCTGCTTGAGGTTTTGGAATTGCTTGATGGAATGTATTCGGCAGGCAAGGACGTTGAAGTTGAGTGGCACTATATGGAGGATGATGAGGATATGCACGATGCTGGTAACGACTATGCCGATATGCTTGAGTTGCCTTTTAAGATGATTAGCTACCAGCATATTTCCAAATAA
- a CDS encoding DmsC/YnfH family molybdoenzyme membrane anchor subunit codes for MSDRGFIFDYSRCVGCHACIVACYNQNHTEPPMAWRMVVNGNPVKIPLKGFINLSIACNHCIDAPCMTNCPAIAYSRDDETGAIIHSSLKCIGCKYCTWACPYEAPKFNPDKGVVEKCNFCNDLLKGGGIPACAAACPTGSLTFGEIKIEANLSKPGFPEVATSPRINVANESINDSLPEMAIEATGLQQSDFVETYSHRIHPTKEIPLFIFTYLSAVLVGWFITFYRLEKISLFSKISFILLFAFAGFASLFHLGKPLRAIRALLHVKSSWLSREIALFGLFAFSGLLYVFTEKPPLFWFSVVVGTAFLISLEMVYHVVRKNYSTPIHSANTLLTASTLFSLITLSKAFVLLATIKLLLYLVRHAYIQKFYPKRVIFSLIRFLGILIPLVGLLFGLIPANIAPFLTLFLIGEFIDRYEYYASIDTHNPFQSI; via the coding sequence ATGAGCGACAGGGGGTTCATATTCGATTATTCCCGATGCGTGGGTTGTCATGCATGCATAGTGGCATGCTATAACCAAAACCATACCGAACCCCCAATGGCATGGCGAATGGTGGTTAATGGCAACCCCGTAAAAATTCCCTTAAAGGGTTTCATCAACCTTTCAATAGCGTGTAACCACTGTATTGATGCACCTTGCATGACTAATTGCCCTGCAATTGCATATTCAAGGGACGACGAAACTGGAGCAATAATACATAGCTCTCTAAAATGCATTGGCTGCAAGTACTGTACTTGGGCTTGCCCTTATGAAGCGCCAAAATTTAACCCGGATAAGGGTGTGGTGGAGAAATGTAATTTCTGTAACGATCTGCTAAAGGGAGGAGGCATACCTGCTTGTGCTGCAGCATGTCCAACAGGCTCTCTCACCTTTGGTGAAATAAAGATAGAGGCTAATCTATCAAAACCCGGGTTCCCTGAAGTCGCTACTTCGCCTCGCATTAATGTCGCTAATGAAAGTATCAACGATAGTTTACCCGAAATGGCTATTGAGGCCACGGGCCTTCAACAATCCGATTTTGTTGAGACATATAGCCACCGTATTCATCCCACAAAGGAAATCCCTTTGTTTATTTTTACTTACCTTTCAGCTGTATTAGTTGGATGGTTTATCACCTTTTATCGCCTTGAAAAAATCTCATTGTTTTCTAAGATTTCCTTCATTTTATTGTTTGCTTTTGCGGGTTTTGCAAGTTTATTCCATTTAGGCAAGCCTTTAAGGGCGATAAGAGCCCTGCTTCATGTTAAATCGAGCTGGTTGAGTCGTGAAATTGCTCTTTTTGGTTTGTTTGCCTTTTCAGGTCTGCTTTACGTTTTTACTGAAAAACCTCCATTATTTTGGTTTTCGGTGGTTGTTGGAACGGCTTTTCTCATCTCCCTTGAAATGGTTTACCATGTAGTTCGTAAAAACTATAGCACACCTATTCACAGTGCAAATACTTTGCTAACCGCCTCTACGCTATTTTCGTTAATAACTTTATCAAAAGCCTTTGTTCTTCTTGCAACTATCAAGCTATTGCTTTATCTGGTACGCCATGCATACATTCAAAAATTCTACCCTAAAAGGGTGATTTTTTCATTAATAAGATTTTTAGGTATTCTTATACCACTTGTAGGATTACTCTTTGGTTTGATTCCTGCAAACATAGCCCCATTTCTCACCCTCTTTCTTATTGGGGAGTTTATTGACCGGTACGAGTATTACGCTAGCATCGATACCCATAACCCTTTTCAGAGCATTTAA